Proteins encoded together in one Anaerolineae bacterium window:
- a CDS encoding site-2 protease family protein: MFQNLDLNQLIIKIATLLFAVTIHEVAHGYAAYRMGDNTALLAGRLTLNPIKHLDLVGSFLMPAILALSSSPFIFGYAKPVPVNFARLRDYRRGTIYVSSAGVLANLALAIICGVLFRILLSLELFQYNDFFRPFIIELFLLLGYSVMINIVLAIFNMLPIPPLDGSRVLAMFLPMGLKRQFARLESFGIIIIMFLLISNSLSSLFAFIPQLMNLLLGRDGLHLFLVLIGAFK, translated from the coding sequence ATGTTTCAAAATCTTGATTTAAACCAACTGATTATTAAGATAGCAACGCTGCTTTTCGCGGTGACCATACATGAAGTGGCGCACGGATATGCAGCATACAGGATGGGAGACAATACAGCCTTGTTAGCCGGAAGGCTGACCTTAAACCCGATAAAACATCTTGACCTTGTCGGTTCCTTTCTCATGCCGGCAATACTGGCGCTGTCTTCTTCACCATTTATATTCGGTTATGCAAAGCCGGTTCCGGTCAATTTTGCAAGGCTTCGTGATTATCGCAGGGGAACAATTTATGTCTCATCTGCCGGAGTATTGGCGAATTTGGCTTTAGCGATTATTTGCGGGGTCTTGTTCCGGATCCTGCTCAGCCTTGAGCTGTTTCAATATAATGATTTCTTCAGGCCTTTCATAATAGAGCTCTTTCTTCTGCTCGGCTACAGCGTGATGATCAATATTGTTCTGGCGATTTTTAACATGCTGCCGATTCCACCTCTGGACGGAAGCCGGGTGCTTGCCATGTTTCTGCCGATGGGTTTAAAGCGGCAGTTTGCGCGTCTTGAAAGTTTCGGCATTATAATAATAATGTTTTTGCTTATTTCAAATTCACTAAGCAGCTTATTTGCCTTTATCCCACAATTGATGAATTTATTGCTTGGAAGAGATGGGTTGCATCTGTTTCTGGTATTAATAGGAGCTTTTAAATGA